One window of the Camarhynchus parvulus chromosome 24, STF_HiC, whole genome shotgun sequence genome contains the following:
- the CCDC84 gene encoding coiled-coil domain-containing protein 84 → MAVHYCGLCRRSAFTGRRHRYSAGHRRRLREALAQLQEATAAARAAAAEADGAGAVRRYDPAEHDGRVWCPCCGRGVRRHGRRGGLALLHAGLLRHLAGPEHRRETARFWRENRAEAALRERCLVPAEEYERFAQALEQALAEHQRREEERILQMAADIREAERRQRETVRAALQLQPEPELSAGPSVCRLPAGPERDSSCGAEQPGPSGMKTGPDLAWMESSKVLTFIGHQETEGKGNVHTGAKPPWLTEEEDGSKQIGPSYEEFLKHKEKQKLKKLPVERVGANFDHTSQTSDSWLPSFGRVWNHGRRWQSRHQFRTESGEKKEKR, encoded by the exons ATGGCCGTGCACTACTGCGGGCTGTGCCGCCGCAGCGCCTTCACGGGCCGCCGGCACCGGTACAGCGCGGGGCATCGCCGGCGGCTGCGGGAGGCgctggcccagctgcaggaggcgacggcggcggcgcgggcggcggccgcCGAGGCCGATGGGGCCGGGGCCGTGCGGCGCTACGACCCGGCGGAGCACGATGGGCGCGTGTGGTGCCCGTGCTGCGGGCGCGGCGTGCGGCGGCacgggcggcgcggcgggctGGCGCTGCTGCACGCCGGGCTGCTGCGGCACTTGGCCGG GCCCGAGCACCGCCGGGAGACGGCGCGGTTCTGGCGGGAGAACCGGGCGGAGGCGGCGCTGCGGGAGCGGTGCCTGGTGCCCGCCGAGGAGTACGAGCGCTTCGCgcaggctctggagcaggcGCTGGCCGAGCACCAGCGACGGGAGGAGGAGCGCATCCTCCAG ATGGCGGCTGACATCCGGGAGGCCGAGCGCCGGCAGCGAGAGACGGTACGAGCCGCGCTGCAG CTTCAACCAGAGCCAGAACTCTCTGCAGGGCCTTCTGTCTGCAGGCTCCCCGCGGGACCTGAACG GGACAGCTCTTGTGGTGCAGAACAGCCTGGTCCGAGCGGAATGAAGACAGGACCTGATTTAGCCTGGATGGAATCAAGCAAGGTTCTGACCTTCATTGGCCACCAG gaaacagaagggaaaggaaatgtccACACAG GAGCAAAACCTCCGTGGCTAACAGAGGAAGAAGATGGAAGTAAACAAATTGGACCTTCCTATGAGGAATTTCTCAAACACA aggagaagcagaagctgaaaaagCTCCCAGTGGAACGTGTTGGTGCCAACTTTGACCACACCTCTCAGACAAGTGACAGCTGGCTGCCTTCCTTTGGGCGCGTGTGGAAtcatggcaggaggtggcagtcCCG GCATCAGTTTAGAACTGAAtcaggggaaaagaaggaaaaaaggtga
- the RPS25 gene encoding 40S ribosomal protein S25 — protein MPPKDDKKKKDAGKSAKKDKDPVNKSGGKAKKKKWSKGKVRDKLNNLVLFDKATYDKLCKEVPNYKLITPAVVSERLKIRGSLARAALQELLSKGLIKLVSKHRAQVIYTRNTKGGDAPAAGEDA, from the exons ATG CCGCCCAAAGAcgacaagaagaagaaggacgCGGGCAAGTCCGCCAAGAAGGACAAGGACCCGGTCAACAAGTCCGGCGGCAAAGCCAAGAAGAAG AAGTGGTCCAAGGGGAAAGTGAGAGACAAGTTGAACAACCTTGTCCTGTTTGACAAGGCCACTTATGACAAACTGTGCAAAGAAGTGCCCAACTACAAGCTCATCACACCTGCAGTTGTCTCAGAAAGGCTGAAGATTCGAGGCTCCCTGGCTCGGGCTGccctccaggagctcctcagcAAAG gGTTGATCAAACTGGTGTCCAAGCACCGAGCCCAGGTGATTTACACCCGGAACACGAAAGGTGGAGACGCgcctgctgcaggggaggacGCGTAG
- the TRAPPC4 gene encoding trafficking protein particle complex subunit 4, giving the protein MAIFSVYVVNKAGGLIYQLDHYAPRSDTEKTFSFPLDLVLRPHDERVVVAFGQRDGIRVGHAVLAINGAEVNGRFTSDGKDVLEFLSNPANYPVSIRFGRHRLSSNEKLMLASMFHSLFAIGSQLSPEVGSSGIEMLETDTFKLHCFQTLTGIKFMVLADPRQTGIDALLRKIYEIYSDFALKNPFYSLEMPIRCELFDQNLKLALEVAEKAGPFGPGS; this is encoded by the exons ATGGCGATTTTCAGCGTCTACGTGGTCAACAAGGCCGGCGGTCTCATCTACCAGCTGGACCACTACGCGCCCCGCTCCGACACCGAGAAGACGTTCAGCTTCCCGCTCGATCTCGTCCTGCGTCCGCACGACGAGCGCGTCGTCGTCGCCTTCGGGCAGCGGGACGGCATCCGCG tgGGTCACGCCGTGCTCGCCATCAACGGCGCCGAGGTGAACGGTCGCTTCACGTCGGACGGGAAGGACGTGCTGGAGTTCCTGAGCAACCCCGCCAACTACCCGGTGTCCATCCGCTTCGGCCGCCACCGGCTCTCCTCCAACGAGAAGCTGATGCTGGCCTCCATGTTCCACTC GCTGTTCGCCATCGGCTCACAGTTGTCACCCGAGGTTGGGAGCTCCGGGATCGAGATGCTGGAGACCGACACCTTCAAGCTGCACTGCTTCCAGACACTGACAG GGATCAAATTCATGGTTCTTGCTGACCCAAGGCAGACAGGGATAGACGCTCTTCTCCGCAAAATCTACGAGATTTACTCAGACTTCgctctgaaaaatcctttctacTCCCTGGAGATGCCAATAAG GTGCGAGTTGTTTGATCAGAACTTGAAGCTTGCTCTGGAGGTGGCAGAGAAGGCTGGACCCTTTGGACCTGGATCATAG